Within Caulobacter segnis, the genomic segment CGCCAGACAAAGAAAAGGCCCGCTCGACAGGGTGTCGGCGGGCCTCTCGGAAACTCGTATCAGCGGGGTCTTAGATGGCTGCCGCACCCTCCCTCAGAACGATCTGAGCATGGGTGACCTCGACGTCCACGTCCCGGCCTAGGAGCTTGAGTACGACTGACACGCGCTTCGTGTCAACAGGCTCATGGAACACCGCATTCCACTCCGCACCGAGGTGATTGACCTTGAGCGCGTCGCCCGGTTTGAGCGCCGCGATCTCCTCGGCGGACACCGTCGGCTCGGGCTCAACGGCGATTACCGGGTTCTTCCCTTGCGGGCCATTCTTCGGCAGCCGCTCGGCCAAGGCGCTGTCCTCGCGCTCGCGGATCTGGTCAATAACCGCGTCGCGGACCGGAAGCGGGCGCTCGCCGAACATCAGCATCGTTGAAACGCCCTGGGTGTTGAAGATCCGCTTCCAGCGCTCGACGTCGAGGTCCAGTCGCACGAACAGGTGGCGGGCGAACAGCGGGCGAACCAGAGGGTCCGTGTTGACCTTGCCCTTTCGCGCCGGGCGCTCAGTCACCGCGTACGGCAGGTAGCTCTTATAGCCCTCGACCTCGCGAAACATGTCGTTCAGCCAGTAGAGCGCCGTCTTTTCCGCGAAGGGTTTGCTGACCACCACGTACCAGCGCAGGTTCAAATTCGCTTCCATCAGGCCGCCCCTTTCCAGATCACGTCGCGGACACCCGCCCGCTCCAACTTTTCGAAGATTTTCTTCAGCACCTCGGCCGCCAGCTTGGTGCTGGTCAGGATCGTCGCGTCCGCCGCGCGCCAGGTCGCCGGGTCGAGGTAGGACCTGGCGTAGTCATCGCCGCCGGCCGCCACGACGGCAGCCCGCACCTGCGCCGGCCCATCGAACCCGAACAGGTCCGCCACGCCGCCGGGGAGACCTGCGGCATCGGCCGTCGCGCCGAAGTTTTCCCAGCGACCCTCGTCGTAGAACCCGTGGCAGGACTTGGGCCGACCTCGGACGCCCCAGGCCGGTTTGTCGGCGGCATAGGCGAAGGCCGCCGCGATCAGCCGGGCCGCCGTGACGCCATCGGCCAGCAGCGCGGCGACGGCGAGCGCCAGCAGGTGTCGGCTGGAGGTCTTCCGGCCGTCCTTGGGCCAGACGTCCCAGATCGCCTCGACGACCTCACGAACGACGTTCGCGCCCACCTCCGCGCCTTGTGAGGAAGCTTTAGCTTCCGAACTTCTATTCTCTTCTTCTCTTCTCTTCTCTAGCGCTCCAACGTCCTGAATTTCCTCTATTTCGTGGTCGAGAAGTGGCAGGTTTTCCCCGACACCATCCGACTTCTGTTCGACTTCTCCCGACTTCTCCCCGACTTCTCCCGACTTCTCCCCGACCTGAGCCCGCCCCGAACGGGTCTTGGACGGCCCTTTTACGGCCCGCCGTTCGACCTCGAAGGCCGCGTCCGAAAGGTAGGTGCGCGCGCCCTCGGTGAAGGTGATCAGCCGCTCCTTTTCGATCAGGCGCTTGATGATCGGGTTCAGCTTCTGCACCGCGCATCCGCACCAATTGGCGATGAAGGCGCGGTCGTCCTCCAGGGGGAGCCAGGTGCTGTAGAGCAGGTCGATGATGGTGTTGTAGACCGCCCGCTCCTCCAGGCTCAGGCCGACCATGCCGGCCAGGGCCTTGCTGGGATCGCGGCGATAGAAGTTCTCACGCTTCATGGCACTGCCCGGCCTCGCCGGCCCCCGTCCTGTCGAGATATCGCTGCACCAACCCGCGCAGCCTGGTTTCGTCGGTATTGGCGGCCTGGACGCCCAGATCGGGATCCACGACCGCGTGCGCCTCGCTGGCCTTCAGGCCGAGGACATCGAGCATCGGCGGGTCGGAGCCGTCCTCGACGACCAGATAGATCGCCAACACACCCTCGCCACGCTCCCAATGCGGCTGGCCCTCGCGATCGACCCGACCGACGCACTGGTGATGCTGCCCCGGCGACCAATCCAGCTCGCCGAACACCACGGTCGAGCACCGTGCCTGCAGCCCATCCAAGCCCGCGCCGGAGCGCAGGGACATGATCAGGATGTCCGTCTCGCCATTCAGGAACCGCGCCTGGGCGGCGGCCTTCTGACGCGGCGTCTCCGAGCCGGTGAACATGGCCGGCGCGAGGTCGGCCAACTCCTCCAGCCAGATGTCGTAGACCTCGCGATGCCAGCCGAAGAGGAGGATCGGAGCCCCCCCTTCGACCAGGATCCGCGCCACCCGCGCCACGGCCCGGGCCTTGGCCACACCGGTCGCGTGGCGGACCCGAAGGTCCAGTTCGCGGGTAGCCTCGCCACGCTCGCGGAAAGCCCCGGTGGCGGCCGTGTGCGCCAGCGCCCGGGCGATGCCCTCCACGGCCTCCAGCTCGCCCTCGTCGTAGCCCTCCAGGACCTGCACGACCTTGACCGGCTGGGGATCATCCTTGCGCTCGCGCACGAAGGCGTTCTGATCGCGCAGGAACGCGCCGAGTGCCTTGCCGTCGACCGATCCGTGCGGCGCGAACTCGCGTAGGAAGTCGCCGCGCTCGCCCAGGACCTCGGGACGCAGGAACCGCATAATGTTCCAGATCTCGGTCCCATAATTGAAGATCGGCGTGGCGGTCAGGCCAAGGCGATAGCGCCCAGCCTCACCCAGGCGCATCGACGCCTTGCCCTTCTCGGTGTCCAGGCCCGCGCGCAACTCGTGGATCTCGTCCCAGACGACGAGCCCGTGCCCGAGCGAGCCGAACATGTCCGCCCACCCGGCCAGGGTCATGTAGCTGAAGATCCGCACGTCGGCGGGCGGCAGCTCGTACGGCGATCCGCCTTCGACCAGGTGACAGGTCAGGTGCGTGAACTGCTGGATCTTGTTCTGCCATTGCCGCTTCAGGCTGGGCAGGACGACGACGGCCGCTGGCAGGGCGCCGGGCAGCAGCATGGCCCCGGCGGCTGTGTAGGTCTTGCCCTTGCCGACCTCGTCGCCGACCAGCAGACCGCCGAACAGCCCCAAAAGCTCGATGTTGCGCGCCTGGTGCTCGCGCAGCGCCTGACCCTCGCGCAGACCGGTCAAGAGCGGCGGCGTGTAGTCGGTCGCGCGGATCCTGTCGGCCTCGGCGCGCAGACCCGCGAACGCCGTTCGCGCCGTGTCCAGAGCGTTGAGGTCGTCATTGCTGGCGCGCAGCGGATATCGCTCGCAGAACCAGCCCAGATCGGCCGCGATCAAGGGCGTGGCCGGAAAGGTCACCACCTTGTTCGCCTTGGGCACGCCGGGGAACAGCGCCTTGAGCTTGATCGCGACGTGCGGCTCCAGGTCGTTGATCACCCACTGGTCCGCGACCAAGGCGAGGTTGCCGTAGGTCCTCATCGGTCGACGTCCCGATCCCGGCGCAGTTCGATCAGCCGACGGCGAGCGGCGCGCACGGTCGGCACGCCGGCGCCGATGGTCGGGGTCGGTTGGCCGGACCAGGCCGCGAGCAACTTCTCGTCCGGATCGGTCATTCCCGCCGGGATCGCGACGGGGATCGGCGCGAAGAACGCCGCGCCATTCTGACGCTTGCGCAGGCTGCGATTGTCAGGTCCCTTCACAGCCAGGCCCTCCCCAGATGCACGATCAGCACCGGCTTGGCGGCGCGGATCGGCGGCATGCTGCGCCCGGTGATCAGGACGATCGCCTCGACCTGCGGAAACTCGGCGTAGCGCTGCACCTGGCGCACCGTGTCGCGGCGCGAGGACCGCGAGATCTTGGCCTCGACGACGAAGCGGCCGTCGATCAGCCAGTCCGGCCGATTGGCGCGGTCCAGGCGGTGCTCGCGCGAGATCTCGACGCCGGGGAAAGCCTCGCGAAGGTACGGATCGACCTCAAGCTGAAGCGAGCTCTCGCTTGACAGCGAGAAACGGCCTCGGCTGAGCACGTCGGCGATGTCTTTGACGCCCCCCAGCATGGTCAGGGTCTCGCCGGAAAGGCGTCGAAGGGCAGCTCGATGCGGGGTCCGACCTCGAACAAGCGGTCAATGCTGCCGCCATAGATGCGCGTACGCCCGATCTCGTCGGCAACACGCCAGGTCAGCCGACAGAAGAAGCCCATTCGCATAGCGCCGTCCCTTCGGCGCCGGAGCCAGTAAATGCCGTCAGGATGCGGATAAAGCTTGCTAGTCACTCTGCCACCTCCGAAGCCAGCGCCGCGCCCTCGAGGACCTCCAGCAGCGACGGGATCGCCAGCTCGTTTTCCTTGCCCTGCAGGTAGCCCAGGGCGTCGCGGAAATAGCCGGGGTTCAACTCGACGCCCCGGCCCTGGCGGCCCAGGTGCAGGGCGCGGAACGGCACGGTGCCGATGCCGCCAAAGGGATCGAAGACCAGCTCGCCAGGCATGCTGTAGCGTTCGATCGCGCGGTCGACGATGTCGAA encodes:
- a CDS encoding DUF1376 domain-containing protein, with amino-acid sequence MKRENFYRRDPSKALAGMVGLSLEERAVYNTIIDLLYSTWLPLEDDRAFIANWCGCAVQKLNPIIKRLIEKERLITFTEGARTYLSDAAFEVERRAVKGPSKTRSGRAQVGEKSGEVGEKSGEVEQKSDGVGENLPLLDHEIEEIQDVGALEKRREEENRSSEAKASSQGAEVGANVVREVVEAIWDVWPKDGRKTSSRHLLALAVAALLADGVTAARLIAAAFAYAADKPAWGVRGRPKSCHGFYDEGRWENFGATADAAGLPGGVADLFGFDGPAQVRAAVVAAGGDDYARSYLDPATWRAADATILTSTKLAAEVLKKIFEKLERAGVRDVIWKGAA
- a CDS encoding SNF2-related protein codes for the protein MRTYGNLALVADQWVINDLEPHVAIKLKALFPGVPKANKVVTFPATPLIAADLGWFCERYPLRASNDDLNALDTARTAFAGLRAEADRIRATDYTPPLLTGLREGQALREHQARNIELLGLFGGLLVGDEVGKGKTYTAAGAMLLPGALPAAVVVLPSLKRQWQNKIQQFTHLTCHLVEGGSPYELPPADVRIFSYMTLAGWADMFGSLGHGLVVWDEIHELRAGLDTEKGKASMRLGEAGRYRLGLTATPIFNYGTEIWNIMRFLRPEVLGERGDFLREFAPHGSVDGKALGAFLRDQNAFVRERKDDPQPVKVVQVLEGYDEGELEAVEGIARALAHTAATGAFRERGEATRELDLRVRHATGVAKARAVARVARILVEGGAPILLFGWHREVYDIWLEELADLAPAMFTGSETPRQKAAAQARFLNGETDILIMSLRSGAGLDGLQARCSTVVFGELDWSPGQHHQCVGRVDREGQPHWERGEGVLAIYLVVEDGSDPPMLDVLGLKASEAHAVVDPDLGVQAANTDETRLRGLVQRYLDRTGAGEAGQCHEA
- the nusG gene encoding transcription termination/antitermination protein NusG; this encodes MEANLNLRWYVVVSKPFAEKTALYWLNDMFREVEGYKSYLPYAVTERPARKGKVNTDPLVRPLFARHLFVRLDLDVERWKRIFNTQGVSTMLMFGERPLPVRDAVIDQIREREDSALAERLPKNGPQGKNPVIAVEPEPTVSAEEIAALKPGDALKVNHLGAEWNAVFHEPVDTKRVSVVLKLLGRDVDVEVTHAQIVLREGAAAI